TCATTGGATTCCTTATCAACCAACAGTTTATGGTTGGAAACTTATTCCAGAAGATGGCGATCAAAAAGTATATGTTCGTTTCAAAGATGCTAAAGCAAACATGATGGCAATTGTAACAGCAGATATTCATTTGGATATGACAGCACCAAAAAATCCTAAAATCAAAATTGATGTAGAAGGAGAGGCTATTAAAGATTCGACTCAACTAGTAAAGCTCTTTGTAAGCGCAGAAGAACCAGACAAACGTTATTATGTAATGGTTTCGAATCATCGTTCTTTTTATCGTCAGCGTTGGCAGCTTATTACACCAGAAATTGAAGATTGGCAGTTAGGAAGTAAATTAGATGGTGTAAAAATTGTTTTTGCTAAATTTAGAGACCGTTCAGGTAATATTTCGGATGTAGTTTCTGATAAAGTAGTTTTAGATACACAAGGTCCTGTTCGTCCATCAATTACTATAAATAATGGCGAACCTGCACTTACCAAGCAAGCTGCTGAAGTTCAACTTACTCTGACAGCAGGAGGAGCTACTGAAATGATGGTTTCTGATAATGAATCTTTTGAAGGACAAGAATGGCAGCCCATCAAAAAGTATTTAAAATGGAAACTCTCAGAAGGTGATGGTGAGAAAAAACTCTATGCAAGATTTAGAGACAATGCAAAAAATGAAACAGAAGTGGTTTCTGCAACTATAGATGTAGATTCTACACCTCCTTCTGATATGACAATTATTATAAATGGAGGAGACCAAACCTCAAGACATATTGACGGAGTGGTTGAGCTTGCTATAAAAGCAACAGATGCAAAGTATATGATGATTTCGAATAGTGATAATTTTAGAGCAGGACGTTGGTTGCCTTATGAAGAATTAGTCAGTGATTGGCGTTTGATTGGTGAAAATGGAAAGAAGTCTGTCTATATAAAATTTAAAGATGATGCTGGAAATGAGTCCGAAGTAATTAGTGATGAAATTGTTTTGATTCGATAATCGTCTTGCTAAAGTATTTTAAAGTCCTTGTATAATTGATTTATACAAGGATTTTTTTATAAAAGTATTTTACAAGGATGATTAATTTGTTTATAGTTTTTTGTGTATATGCTAAACAAATAGTATATTTGTGAAATGAAAAGGGTGTAATATAATCATATAAACTCATAAAATTAAACAAAAATAATTTGTATCTAATTCATTGTATGTTTTAGATATCTTAGAAGGCTTGACTACTAGAAATAAACCATTTACTTAAATCTTTTAAGATGAAAATTACTATCGAAGAAAATCAGCATTATAAATTATATATAAGCTCTACAAAGAATAGAATCTATTTTAGTATGGTAGGAAAGTTACAAGACGAAAATCAAATTCCTTGTTTTATTGAAGATTGGAAAAGAGCTATTGCTCAAGTAACAACTAACTTTACTGTTCTTTCTGATATTAGGCTAATAGATTTACAAGGCAAGAAAATAGAAAAATTGCATGAAAAAGTACAATCTTTTCTTACTGAAAACGGACTTTTAGAAACAGCTGAAGTAATGCCTATGAATGATATAGCAGATTTACAAGCCAACCAAATGGTAGAACGTTCTGGAATGCCAACTACAAAATTTAGAAGTATAGAAGAAGCAGAAAATTATTTGGATACAATAGTAGCCTCATTTAATAAATCAAAATCAGAAGAAAAAAGAAATGATGCTTGTCAAACTAAAAATAAAGATAACCGAAAATCTGATTTTAGATAACAAACTTTAAATTATTAATCATTAAAAAATCCTTGTATAAGATAAATTACACAAGGATTTTACTTTTTATTGAATAAAAAATTTAGCTATTAGTATCTCAATAAAAAATTATTTTTTCCATTTGATTGAACAACCAACAGCTTTAGCTTCTTTTTTAGTTACTTTTTTACCAGCTAAAAGTGCATCTACTGCATCTACTACGTATGTTTCTGTAACTTCGTCAGCACTTTTTGCATTGTCATCAATAGCACCAATATATTCTACTTTTAATTTTCCGTCGTTTTTGCTCAATACATAAACATGAGGTGTTTTTGTTGCTCCGTATGCTTTTGCAATACTTTGGTCTTCATCAGAAAGATAAACAAATGGAAACTCTTTTTCTGCTGCACGCTCTATCATCATCTCAAAGTTGTCATCTGGTTGTGTCAATACATTTGGATTAATAGCAACTACAGGATAGCCTTTTTCTGCAAACTGATTGTGCAAAGAAATCAAACGGTCTTCATATAATTTTGCATACGGACAATGATTGCATGTAAAAGTAACAATATAGCCTTTGGCATCTTCCATTCCAGCAAGAGAAATCATTTCGCCATCGATATTTTTGAGATTAAAGTC
This is a stretch of genomic DNA from Bernardetia sp. MNP-M8. It encodes these proteins:
- a CDS encoding thioredoxin family protein, which translates into the protein MNYNKIFTSLSMLVAVFAIAFLFTAATDENGYTVGDEATDFNLKNIDGEMISLAGMEDAKGYIVTFTCNHCPYAKLYEDRLISLHNQFAEKGYPVVAINPNVLTQPDDNFEMMIERAAEKEFPFVYLSDEDQSIAKAYGATKTPHVYVLSKNDGKLKVEYIGAIDDNAKSADEVTETYVVDAVDALLAGKKVTKKEAKAVGCSIKWKK